The Coprobacter tertius genome includes a region encoding these proteins:
- a CDS encoding bifunctional GNAT family N-acetyltransferase/carbon-nitrogen hydrolase family protein: protein MEPSHKINKVEIRNLQITDYTQLSQSFKRVYNDGSDVFWTHKQIEKLIDIFPEGQFVTVVDEKIVGCALSIIVDYDMVKNDHTYAKVTGDETFSTHNPNGNILYGIEVFIHPEYRGLRLGRRMYDYRKELCERLNLKSIMFGGRIPNYHKYADTLRPKEYIQQVKKKEIFDPVLTFQLSNDFHVRKVMTNYLPNDEESKHFATLLQWDNIYYTPPTQEFKVDKSTVRLGLVQWQMRPYKSLDDVFEQVEFFVDSVSDYKSDFILFPEYFNAPLMARFNHQGESEAIRGLAQYTDEMRERFVNLAISYNINIITGSMPLIRDDGLYNVGFLCRRDGSYDMYEKIHVTPDEIKSWGLSGGNIVQTFDTDCAKIGILICYDVEFPELSRIMAEQGMQILFVPFLTDTQNAYSRVRVCAQARAIENECFVAIAGSVGNLPRVHNMDIQYAQSGVFTPCDFAFPTDGKRAEATPNTEMILISDVDLDLLNELHTYGSVRNLRDRRHDLYDLRLKKK from the coding sequence ATGGAACCATCGCATAAAATCAACAAAGTAGAAATAAGAAATCTTCAGATAACCGATTATACTCAGCTTTCGCAATCGTTCAAAAGAGTATATAATGACGGGTCGGACGTATTCTGGACTCATAAGCAGATAGAAAAACTGATCGATATTTTTCCCGAAGGACAATTTGTAACGGTTGTCGATGAAAAGATCGTAGGTTGTGCTCTTTCTATTATCGTCGATTACGATATGGTAAAAAACGATCATACTTATGCTAAAGTAACGGGTGACGAGACTTTTTCGACCCACAATCCTAATGGAAATATTCTTTACGGAATAGAAGTGTTTATTCATCCCGAGTACCGGGGATTGCGTTTAGGGCGTCGTATGTACGATTATCGGAAAGAGTTGTGTGAAAGGCTTAATTTGAAATCAATTATGTTTGGCGGACGTATTCCTAATTATCATAAATATGCTGATACGTTACGGCCGAAAGAATACATTCAGCAGGTGAAAAAGAAAGAGATTTTCGATCCGGTTCTTACCTTTCAGCTTTCTAATGATTTTCATGTGCGCAAGGTGATGACCAATTATTTGCCGAATGATGAGGAGTCGAAACATTTCGCAACTCTTTTGCAATGGGATAATATATATTATACGCCTCCTACGCAAGAATTTAAAGTTGATAAGTCGACGGTACGTCTCGGGTTAGTACAGTGGCAGATGCGACCTTATAAAAGCCTCGATGATGTTTTTGAGCAGGTAGAATTTTTCGTTGATTCGGTTTCAGACTATAAAAGCGACTTTATACTTTTTCCTGAATATTTTAATGCTCCTTTGATGGCCCGTTTCAACCATCAGGGAGAGTCGGAAGCGATTAGGGGCTTGGCGCAATATACCGATGAAATGCGCGAACGTTTTGTAAATTTAGCGATCAGTTATAATATAAATATCATTACAGGCAGTATGCCGCTGATACGTGACGACGGATTGTATAATGTCGGTTTTTTGTGCCGTCGCGACGGGAGTTACGATATGTATGAAAAAATACATGTTACGCCCGACGAGATAAAAAGTTGGGGGTTGTCGGGCGGGAATATCGTGCAAACTTTCGATACGGATTGTGCCAAGATAGGTATTCTTATTTGTTATGATGTAGAATTTCCCGAATTATCCCGTATCATGGCGGAACAGGGAATGCAGATACTTTTCGTGCCATTCCTTACCGATACTCAGAATGCCTATTCCCGGGTAAGAGTATGTGCCCAGGCCAGGGCGATCGAAAACGAATGTTTTGTGGCGATTGCGGGTTCGGTGGGTAATTTGCCCCGGGTACATAATATGGATATCCAATACGCCCAATCGGGGGTATTTACTCCTTGTGATTTTGCTTTTCCAACCGATGGAAAACGGGCCGAAGCGACTCCGAATACCGAAATGATACTGATTTCGGATGTCGATCTCGATTTGCTCAATGAATTACATACTTATGGCAGTGTGCGTAATTTGAGAGATCGCCGTCATGATTTGTATGACTTGAGATTAAAGAAAAAATAA
- a CDS encoding serine O-acetyltransferase translates to MNLHKYSDTITSTVTKLSEYESFKLLCHQHHDGEPYPSEKVLHEIIELCRAILFPGYYGHSNVNRRTITYYLGVNTEKLFELLSEQILAGLCFACDRSKYVSLEGMREKSVEKTAEFIAYLPELRKILTTDVIAAYNGDPAAESYGEVIFCYPAIRAISNHRIAHELLKLGVPLIPRMISEMAHSETGIDIHPAATIGNYFTIDHGTGVVIGATAIIGNNVKIYQGVTLGARSFPLDAEGNPIKGIPRHPIIEDNVIIYSNATILGRIVIGEGAIIGGNIWVTENVEPGDKVMQTRSRQTEKNK, encoded by the coding sequence ATGAACCTGCACAAATACTCAGATACCATTACTTCTACGGTAACAAAACTGTCGGAGTACGAGTCGTTTAAGTTATTATGCCACCAGCATCACGACGGAGAACCCTATCCTTCTGAAAAAGTATTGCACGAAATCATCGAACTGTGCCGGGCCATACTCTTTCCGGGCTATTACGGCCATTCCAACGTAAACCGCCGTACCATAACTTATTATCTGGGAGTAAATACCGAAAAGTTGTTCGAATTACTTTCTGAACAGATTCTCGCAGGCTTATGTTTTGCCTGCGACCGAAGCAAATATGTAAGCCTCGAAGGAATGCGCGAAAAATCGGTAGAAAAAACCGCTGAATTTATCGCCTATCTTCCCGAACTGAGAAAAATACTGACAACCGATGTAATTGCCGCTTATAACGGGGACCCCGCTGCCGAAAGTTACGGAGAAGTTATTTTCTGCTATCCTGCTATACGGGCTATCAGCAACCACCGTATCGCTCATGAGTTGCTCAAACTCGGGGTACCTCTCATCCCCCGAATGATTTCCGAAATGGCACATTCCGAAACCGGAATCGATATTCATCCGGCCGCAACTATAGGCAACTATTTCACGATAGATCACGGAACGGGTGTCGTGATCGGAGCAACAGCGATTATCGGCAACAATGTTAAAATATACCAAGGTGTAACCCTTGGTGCCAGAAGTTTTCCACTCGATGCCGAAGGAAACCCGATTAAAGGAATACCCCGCCATCCCATCATCGAAGACAATGTCATAATTTATTCGAATGCGACTATACTCGGGCGTATCGTTATAGGCGAAGGTGCAATAATCGGCGGTAACATTTGGGTCACCGAGAATGTAGAACCGGGAGACAAAGTAATGCAGACCCGCTCGAGACAAACCGAAAAAAATAAATAA
- a CDS encoding MFS transporter translates to MKKFRSGRAGGVAFSILVSLGACHMLNDTLQSLIAAIYPLIKDSLSLSFSQIGLITLVFQISSSVFQPLNGWFTDKHPMPFALPVGMTSTLIGLIFLAFANSLHLVLLAVFLIGLGSSVFHPEASRLAYMASGGRPGMAQSIFQVGGNLGGSFGPLLAALIIAPFGQRNVVWFVIIALICIMVMLPVSRWYSRNLNMFKQRTAADKAERESLFSHRKVVFSLSILLILIFSKYVYLASINSYYTFYLIQKFGVTVQHSQLYLFAFLLSVAIGTLVGGPLGDRIGRKYVIWGSILGAAPFTMLMPYANLTWTCILSICIGFVISSAFSAILVYAQELMPGKVGMIAGMFFGLAFGIAGIASAVLGNIADSKGIEYVYHICSYLPLIGLVTGFLPDIRKARMKAMAEKEKL, encoded by the coding sequence ATGAAAAAATTTAGGAGTGGACGGGCCGGAGGAGTAGCGTTCTCGATTTTGGTATCGTTAGGAGCCTGTCACATGCTAAACGATACATTACAATCGCTTATTGCCGCCATTTATCCTTTGATTAAAGATTCTCTTTCACTTTCGTTTTCGCAGATCGGGCTTATTACCCTTGTTTTTCAGATATCTTCTTCGGTATTTCAACCGTTAAACGGATGGTTTACCGATAAACATCCCATGCCGTTCGCTTTACCAGTAGGTATGACTTCTACTTTAATCGGACTTATTTTTCTGGCGTTTGCTAATAGTCTTCATCTGGTACTTTTAGCTGTTTTCCTGATCGGTTTGGGGTCTTCGGTATTCCATCCAGAGGCGTCACGATTGGCATATATGGCTTCGGGAGGACGTCCGGGAATGGCGCAATCGATTTTTCAGGTGGGCGGTAATCTCGGAGGTTCATTCGGCCCTTTACTGGCGGCACTGATTATAGCTCCTTTCGGGCAGCGTAACGTAGTATGGTTTGTTATCATTGCCTTGATATGCATTATGGTTATGTTACCGGTGAGTCGATGGTATAGCCGTAACCTGAATATGTTCAAGCAGAGAACGGCTGCTGATAAAGCCGAGCGGGAATCGCTGTTTTCTCATCGGAAAGTAGTATTCTCCCTAAGTATCTTACTTATTCTTATTTTCTCGAAATATGTTTATTTGGCCAGTATCAACAGTTATTATACTTTTTATCTGATACAGAAATTCGGGGTTACAGTGCAACATTCACAATTATATCTTTTCGCTTTTTTGTTGTCTGTAGCTATCGGTACTCTCGTAGGTGGGCCGCTGGGAGACCGTATCGGGAGGAAATATGTTATTTGGGGGTCGATCCTCGGAGCAGCTCCCTTTACGATGTTGATGCCTTATGCTAATCTGACTTGGACCTGTATATTGAGTATTTGTATCGGATTTGTAATTTCTTCGGCCTTTTCGGCTATTCTCGTGTATGCTCAAGAATTAATGCCTGGTAAAGTAGGGATGATCGCCGGGATGTTTTTTGGCCTGGCTTTTGGAATTGCGGGTATCGCTTCGGCCGTTTTAGGTAATATTGCCGATAGTAAGGGTATCGAATATGTTTATCATATTTGTTCTTATCTTCCTCTTATCGGCTTAGTTACCGGATTTTTACCTGATATACGAAAGGCCCGGATGAAAGCTATGGCTGAAAAAGAAAAACTTTGA
- a CDS encoding DUF2851 family protein: MEKLMHYIWEHRLLGERDLVTTTGEKVQIIDPGHLNTDSGPDFFNAKIRIGNKIWAGNVEIHERASDWKRHNHHTDQAYDSVILHVVGVNDMQICRICGEMIPQMVMVCSPRFRDDYAFLVQQNSFLPCGDRLGELSPLVIADWISALFLERLQQKSDRIFDWLKIYKGSWQEVCYVTLSRSIGLGTNNDAFERLARGLPLIFLQKHAASLIQLEAFLFGQAGLLEEYDLQDDSYYRRLSDEYLFLKNKFGLHPMKSESWKFFRLRPANFPHQRIAMLARFISDGFSLFSGICDATEEKEYRQLFDIRLDSYWNTHYAFGRVSSDHPKTLGRTAVDILLINTVAPLLYAYGMFTGDNVLIDRSMTLLESLKSEQNRIVREFSSAGVKCNNALESQALIQLHNAYCVPRKCLYCRIGHKLLACKALK, translated from the coding sequence ATGGAAAAGCTCATGCATTACATTTGGGAGCACCGGTTATTAGGAGAGCGGGATCTTGTTACTACAACCGGAGAAAAGGTACAGATTATAGACCCGGGACATCTTAATACTGATTCCGGTCCTGACTTTTTTAATGCCAAAATACGTATCGGTAACAAAATATGGGCCGGTAATGTAGAAATACATGAGAGGGCGTCCGATTGGAAACGTCATAATCATCATACCGATCAAGCATACGATTCTGTTATCCTGCATGTAGTAGGTGTGAATGATATGCAGATTTGTCGTATTTGTGGTGAGATGATTCCACAGATGGTGATGGTTTGTTCTCCGAGATTTAGAGATGATTATGCATTTTTGGTACAGCAAAATAGTTTTTTACCTTGCGGTGATCGGCTGGGAGAACTTTCGCCTTTGGTTATAGCCGATTGGATATCGGCATTGTTTTTGGAAAGATTGCAACAAAAATCGGATCGTATTTTCGATTGGTTGAAAATTTACAAAGGTAGTTGGCAGGAGGTATGTTACGTTACTTTATCTCGCTCGATCGGCTTAGGGACTAATAACGATGCGTTTGAAAGGTTGGCGCGAGGGTTACCTTTGATTTTTTTACAAAAGCATGCCGCTTCTCTGATACAGTTGGAAGCATTCCTTTTTGGACAAGCAGGATTACTTGAAGAATATGATCTTCAGGATGATTCTTATTACAGGCGTTTATCGGATGAATATTTGTTTTTGAAAAATAAATTCGGACTGCATCCCATGAAAAGTGAGAGCTGGAAATTCTTCAGGTTACGTCCTGCTAATTTCCCCCATCAGCGTATTGCTATGCTGGCCCGGTTTATTTCCGACGGATTCTCGTTATTTTCGGGTATTTGCGATGCAACGGAAGAAAAAGAATACCGGCAATTATTCGATATTAGGCTCGATAGCTATTGGAATACACATTATGCTTTCGGCCGGGTATCTTCTGATCATCCTAAAACTTTGGGGCGTACCGCTGTGGATATATTGTTGATAAATACGGTTGCCCCTTTATTATATGCGTATGGTATGTTTACAGGTGATAATGTATTAATAGATAGGTCGATGACGTTGCTCGAGTCGCTGAAATCCGAACAAAATCGTATCGTAAGGGAATTTTCTTCGGCCGGTGTAAAATGTAATAATGCGCTCGAAAGTCAGGCACTGATACAGTTGCATAATGCATATTGTGTACCGCGCAAGTGCCTTTATTGTCGTATCGGTCATAAACTATTGGCGTGTAAAGCTCTAAAGTAG
- the dapB gene encoding 4-hydroxy-tetrahydrodipicolinate reductase, translated as MKIALIGYGKMGHIIEKIARKRGHEIVSIIDINNPEDFESEAFKSADVAIEFTVPAVAVNNYRKAFAAGVPVVSGTTGWLEHLPEIKEACKNGNTFFYASNFSLGVNIFFALNKYLAGIMDGFPEYDVRMEEVHHIHKLDAPSGTAITLAGDLIDNIKRKTSWIVGKEPEKNEIGIKAIREGEVPGIHTVIYESEVDSIRITHDAKSREGFALGAVIAAEFTHGKKGFLTMQDMLKF; from the coding sequence ATGAAGATTGCATTGATTGGATACGGCAAAATGGGTCATATCATCGAAAAAATCGCCCGAAAACGGGGACACGAAATCGTTAGCATCATCGACATAAACAATCCCGAAGACTTCGAATCGGAAGCTTTTAAAAGTGCCGACGTCGCGATTGAGTTCACCGTACCTGCTGTAGCTGTAAACAATTATCGCAAAGCTTTCGCTGCCGGAGTTCCGGTCGTATCGGGAACAACAGGTTGGCTTGAACACCTTCCAGAAATTAAAGAAGCTTGCAAAAACGGAAATACATTTTTCTATGCATCTAATTTCAGTCTCGGAGTAAATATATTTTTCGCACTGAACAAATACCTGGCCGGAATTATGGACGGATTTCCCGAATACGATGTACGCATGGAAGAAGTGCATCACATACATAAACTCGATGCACCCAGTGGCACAGCCATAACTTTGGCCGGAGACCTCATAGACAATATAAAACGCAAAACCAGCTGGATAGTAGGTAAAGAACCCGAAAAAAACGAAATCGGAATTAAAGCCATAAGAGAGGGAGAAGTTCCCGGAATACATACGGTTATTTACGAATCGGAAGTCGACTCGATACGCATAACACACGATGCTAAAAGTCGTGAAGGATTTGCTCTGGGGGCCGTTATTGCGGCAGAGTTTACGCATGGCAAAAAAGGTTTTCTTACCATGCAGGATATGCTTAAATTTTAA
- the lepB gene encoding signal peptidase I: protein MAKRKKRVYWKWMILIIIVIWIIRNLGGELYRISSGQMEGTLLPGDNIMVGKWNYGLRLPVTPFSIPFLHDSITVFNSRSYLSSVRLPYFRLFDKEASRNDIVVFNRPDPIDETTPIDRRKIAVGRCIGLPGDTISMQEGRLFINGKESAQPPLTMEAYLTPDSLESELSALLKHNEISDPGYQQLKGNRLRFFTKMQYYILHNSAKNKNILNPVHLKRNNFTIILPRPGQPVQITPDNIKFLYPLLMLHEGRQIIKKENRLYEKGREVSWFRFSQPYYWMMGDNRENAIDSRTFGAVPQSHLIGKAKRIWFSTNPDKPFYESLRPTRTFKPVSKN, encoded by the coding sequence ATGGCTAAAAGGAAAAAACGAGTCTACTGGAAATGGATGATCCTCATTATTATCGTTATTTGGATCATCCGTAATCTGGGAGGTGAATTATACCGTATATCGTCAGGACAAATGGAAGGGACATTATTACCCGGCGATAATATCATGGTCGGAAAATGGAACTATGGCCTGCGTTTACCTGTAACCCCTTTCTCGATTCCATTTTTACATGACTCGATTACTGTGTTTAATTCAAGATCATATTTATCTTCAGTGAGGTTACCCTATTTTCGCCTTTTCGATAAAGAAGCTTCCCGAAACGATATCGTCGTTTTCAACCGTCCCGATCCTATCGACGAAACCACCCCCATCGATCGCCGAAAAATCGCAGTAGGACGTTGTATCGGATTACCGGGAGACACGATAAGCATGCAGGAAGGAAGACTTTTTATCAATGGAAAAGAAAGCGCACAACCCCCATTAACCATGGAGGCATACCTCACTCCCGATTCACTCGAATCCGAACTTTCGGCGCTGCTAAAACATAACGAAATTTCCGACCCGGGATACCAACAACTAAAAGGAAACCGCCTGCGTTTTTTCACGAAAATGCAATATTATATTTTACACAACTCGGCAAAGAATAAGAATATACTGAATCCCGTACATCTGAAACGAAATAATTTTACAATAATATTGCCCCGGCCAGGACAACCGGTACAAATTACCCCCGATAATATAAAATTCCTGTATCCGTTACTAATGCTGCATGAAGGACGACAAATCATAAAAAAAGAGAACCGACTCTATGAAAAAGGGCGAGAAGTATCCTGGTTCCGGTTTTCACAACCCTATTATTGGATGATGGGCGATAACCGGGAAAACGCTATCGATTCCCGTACTTTCGGCGCTGTTCCCCAATCTCACCTTATAGGAAAAGCTAAGCGCATTTGGTTCTCTACAAATCCCGATAAACCTTTTTATGAATCGTTACGTCCCACCCGTACATTTAAACCCGTCAGCAAAAACTAA
- a CDS encoding THUMP domain-containing class I SAM-dependent RNA methyltransferase yields the protein MKNEKFEIIAKTFQGLEDVLAEEITRLGGENVEIGRRMVSFSGNQELLYKANLYLRTALRILKPIYKFTANNTDEVYEKIKQFDWEKYLSIGKTFSIDSVVYSEEFKHSKFVTYRTKDAIVDYFTEKNGDRPSVRINNADLILNLHISQHNCTLSLDSSGESLHKRGYRVEQTEAPINEVLAAGMILKTGWKGDKNFIDPMCGSGTLLIEAALIATNTPPGIYRKDFAFEKWNDYDEELFDKIYNDDSNEKNFEYKIYGSDISPKAISIAERNIKSAGMTKYIDLKVTPFQRYEEAPENAILVTNPPYGERISTQDLLGLYEMIGSQLKHVFRGYDAWIISYRDECFEKIGLKPAIKIELMNGALECQYRKYEIFEGKYKDFKRDTGGFRENRSEEFTPGTIRKRESRSDSRNTFSKPSEEKRKYTPKENKERQSAGQDTETGENRRPEILHGEEAIEKFVRFRLPSIEDPEVDNRPGWKKLRDKNLERVRKDREKEEKNNMFRQTPSGLTDKKAGRSDRKPYENRNNKPSGKRENNFSRNKDNKPFGKRDGKSPYRKNNDKNNKTDN from the coding sequence GTGAAAAACGAAAAATTTGAAATTATCGCTAAAACTTTTCAGGGGCTGGAAGATGTATTGGCCGAAGAGATTACTCGATTAGGTGGTGAGAACGTCGAAATAGGGCGTCGTATGGTATCTTTCTCGGGTAATCAGGAACTGCTGTATAAAGCGAACTTATATCTGAGAACAGCTTTGCGCATTCTGAAACCGATTTATAAATTCACCGCAAACAATACCGACGAAGTTTACGAAAAAATTAAACAATTCGACTGGGAGAAGTATCTCTCAATCGGTAAAACCTTTTCTATCGATTCGGTGGTTTATTCCGAGGAATTTAAACATTCAAAATTTGTTACCTACCGTACAAAAGACGCAATCGTAGACTATTTTACCGAAAAAAACGGAGACCGTCCTTCGGTACGCATCAACAATGCCGATCTTATACTCAATCTGCATATATCACAACATAACTGTACGCTTTCACTCGACAGTTCGGGCGAATCGTTACACAAACGGGGATATCGAGTGGAACAAACCGAAGCGCCTATCAATGAAGTTCTGGCTGCGGGAATGATACTCAAAACAGGATGGAAGGGAGATAAAAACTTTATCGATCCTATGTGTGGCTCGGGTACACTACTAATCGAAGCCGCACTTATAGCAACCAATACTCCCCCGGGTATTTACCGAAAAGATTTTGCGTTCGAAAAATGGAATGATTACGACGAGGAGCTTTTCGATAAAATTTACAACGATGATTCGAACGAAAAAAATTTCGAATATAAAATATATGGCTCGGACATTTCTCCAAAAGCCATCTCTATTGCCGAGCGTAATATAAAAAGCGCCGGGATGACAAAATATATCGATCTTAAAGTAACGCCATTCCAGCGTTACGAAGAAGCTCCCGAAAATGCAATATTAGTAACTAATCCTCCTTATGGTGAGCGTATCTCCACACAAGACCTTTTAGGATTGTACGAAATGATCGGTTCACAATTGAAGCACGTATTCAGAGGTTACGACGCATGGATCATCAGTTATCGTGACGAATGTTTCGAAAAAATAGGTCTGAAACCGGCTATTAAAATAGAACTTATGAACGGAGCCCTCGAATGCCAGTACAGAAAATATGAAATATTCGAAGGAAAATACAAAGATTTCAAACGTGATACCGGAGGATTCAGAGAAAACCGTTCAGAAGAATTCACCCCTGGAACTATACGTAAAAGAGAAAGCCGTTCAGACTCACGAAATACGTTCTCAAAACCTTCGGAAGAAAAAAGAAAATATACTCCGAAAGAGAACAAAGAACGGCAATCGGCCGGTCAAGATACGGAAACAGGAGAGAATCGCCGTCCCGAAATTCTTCACGGAGAAGAGGCCATAGAAAAATTCGTACGTTTCAGACTTCCATCGATAGAAGACCCCGAAGTAGATAACCGTCCAGGATGGAAAAAATTACGAGATAAAAATCTCGAACGCGTGAGAAAAGATCGAGAAAAAGAAGAAAAAAACAACATGTTTCGTCAGACTCCTTCTGGTCTAACAGATAAAAAAGCAGGCAGATCCGATCGAAAACCATACGAAAACAGAAACAACAAACCATCGGGAAAACGGGAAAACAACTTTTCGCGAAATAAAGATAACAAACCATTCGGAAAACGCGACGGAAAATCTCCTTACCGAAAAAACAACGATAAAAACAATAAAACTGACAATTAA
- a CDS encoding WbqC family protein encodes MTRICLNTAYLAPISYYYELFNCEYIEIDAWGYYIKQTYRNRCNIIAANGIMPLSIPVEKPTTGKCPTRDIRISSHDNWQHLHWNAIVSAYSSTPFFEYYQDDFFPFYKNNAAGKFLFDFNESLRETICSLLGINPDITYSPEYKTVFEPDETDFREAIHPKHPVDTGFVAQPYYQVFADRHGFIPDMSIIDLLFNTGPEALLTLQR; translated from the coding sequence ATGACCCGTATCTGCTTGAATACAGCTTACCTCGCCCCTATCTCGTACTATTACGAATTATTTAACTGCGAATACATCGAAATAGATGCCTGGGGATATTATATAAAACAAACTTATCGTAACCGGTGTAATATTATCGCGGCGAACGGTATAATGCCCTTATCGATACCTGTAGAGAAACCGACAACCGGGAAATGTCCTACCAGAGATATCCGTATCTCTTCGCATGACAATTGGCAACACCTGCATTGGAACGCTATTGTTTCGGCTTATAGCTCGACTCCCTTTTTCGAATATTATCAAGACGATTTCTTCCCTTTTTATAAAAATAATGCGGCCGGAAAATTTCTTTTCGATTTCAACGAATCATTACGGGAAACGATTTGCAGCCTCTTGGGAATAAACCCGGATATTACCTACTCTCCAGAGTATAAAACTGTATTCGAACCCGATGAAACCGACTTCAGGGAAGCAATACACCCCAAGCATCCGGTCGATACAGGTTTTGTCGCCCAGCCTTATTATCAGGTATTTGCAGATCGGCACGGGTTCATTCCCGATATGAGCATCATCGATCTGCTTTTCAACACTGGCCCTGAAGCCCTACTTACTCTACAACGGTAA
- a CDS encoding S26 family signal peptidase, translated as METKQNENISPDVKNEDKENRFKGIKTSRWVRFALASLAVIAFAIWLGNYTVLLLIVLFFDVYISRFIPWGFWRTSKNSVFRKTMEWVDAILYALVAVYLINTFFFQNYKIPSSSLEKSLLVGDYLFVSKLSFGPRVPNTPLSFPLAQHTLPVINTKSYIEWPQWPYHRLKGTGKVERNDIVVFNFPAGDTVAILAQNPDYYTNCFNEGKRLLSSGIPGFDNIEQTPEFAELCFEEGRKIVNRDKARFGDIVYRPVDRRENYVKRCIGMPGDTLSMRNNLVYINGKELKNPKELQQNYLVVTNGTLFNEQNYRDLNISVEDRQLLNRDGNPTGLFEYVGIKPNANGTYNPVYEFPLTQESLANIKKYNFVTEVIPEPGILGGDVYPIGFRPQWTRSDYGPIWIPAKGSTLKLTTDILPIYERIIRNYEGNKLQVKDSVIYINDKPADSYTFKMDYYWMMGDNRDKSADSRYWGFVPEDHVVGKPLFVWLSIDKDRSLFDGRIRFNRLFKRIGKD; from the coding sequence ATGGAAACCAAACAAAACGAAAATATCTCTCCCGATGTGAAAAATGAAGATAAAGAAAATCGTTTCAAAGGAATTAAAACTTCACGTTGGGTACGTTTCGCACTCGCTTCACTGGCCGTTATCGCTTTTGCAATTTGGCTGGGGAACTATACGGTATTACTGCTAATCGTTCTTTTTTTCGATGTATATATTTCACGTTTTATTCCCTGGGGATTTTGGAGAACCTCAAAAAATTCGGTTTTCCGGAAAACAATGGAATGGGTAGATGCAATTCTGTATGCATTAGTGGCTGTATACCTCATCAACACGTTCTTTTTCCAAAACTATAAAATACCGTCCTCCTCTTTAGAAAAATCATTGCTGGTCGGAGATTATCTTTTTGTAAGCAAGCTGAGTTTCGGACCGAGGGTGCCCAATACCCCTCTCTCCTTCCCTTTAGCCCAGCATACATTACCTGTTATAAATACCAAATCATATATCGAATGGCCTCAATGGCCCTACCACCGTCTCAAGGGAACAGGAAAAGTAGAACGTAACGATATTGTGGTATTTAACTTCCCGGCAGGAGATACGGTGGCTATACTGGCTCAGAACCCCGACTATTATACCAATTGTTTTAATGAAGGAAAAAGACTTCTTTCCTCGGGAATACCGGGCTTCGACAATATCGAACAAACTCCCGAATTCGCAGAACTTTGTTTCGAGGAAGGACGAAAAATCGTAAACCGCGACAAAGCGAGATTCGGAGATATCGTATACCGCCCCGTCGACCGTCGTGAAAACTATGTAAAACGCTGTATAGGCATGCCGGGAGATACTCTTTCGATGCGTAATAATCTGGTATATATCAACGGGAAAGAGTTGAAAAATCCCAAAGAACTACAACAAAACTACCTCGTAGTTACCAACGGAACCTTATTTAACGAACAAAATTACCGAGACTTGAATATCAGCGTCGAAGATCGTCAGCTTCTCAACCGGGATGGTAACCCGACAGGCCTTTTCGAATATGTAGGAATAAAACCTAATGCAAACGGAACATATAACCCTGTATATGAATTCCCGCTTACTCAGGAATCACTGGCAAATATAAAAAAATACAATTTTGTAACCGAGGTTATACCCGAACCGGGAATTCTCGGAGGTGACGTATATCCTATCGGTTTCCGGCCGCAATGGACTCGTTCTGATTACGGCCCAATATGGATTCCAGCCAAGGGAAGTACCCTTAAACTGACGACCGATATTTTACCAATTTACGAACGCATTATCCGTAACTACGAAGGTAATAAGCTTCAGGTAAAAGATAGCGTGATATATATCAACGACAAACCGGCCGACTCGTACACGTTTAAAATGGACTACTATTGGATGATGGGCGACAACCGGGACAAATCGGCCGACAGTCGTTACTGGGGATTTGTACCCGAAGACCACGTTGTGGGTAAACCCTTGTTTGTATGGTTATCTATCGATAAAGACCGCAGCCTGTTCGACGGACGTATCCGGTTTAACCGGCTATTTAAAAGAATAGGTAAAGACTAA